A window of the Camelus ferus isolate YT-003-E chromosome 22, BCGSAC_Cfer_1.0, whole genome shotgun sequence genome harbors these coding sequences:
- the LOC102519138 gene encoding olfactory receptor 10H1, translated as MQAANLSAVTEFILIGFSNFPHLQLMFFLLFLLMYLFMLLGNVLIMATIWSERSLHTPMYLFLCTLSISEILYTFTIIPRMLADLFSTHRSISFMACASQMFFSFMFGFTHSFLLTVMGYDRYVAICHPLRYNVLMSPHGCACLVAWSWVGGSVMGLVVTSAIFQLTFCGPNEVRHFFCHVPPLLKLACGVNVSTVAMSVGLVCIMALLGCCLLILLSYAFIVATILRIPSAEGRHKAFSTCASHLTVVVVHYGFASVIYLKPKIPQSLEGDTLMGITYTVLTPFLSPIIFSLRSKELTNAMRKTFLSKLFLRSS; from the coding sequence ATGCAGGCAGCCAACCTCTCAGCAGTGACTGAATTCATCCTCATCGGCTTCTCCaacttcccccacctccagctgatgttcttcctgctcttcctgctcATGTACCTGTTCATGCTGCTGGGGAACGTGCTCATCATGGCCACCATCTGGAGTGAGCGCagcctccacacccccatgtacctcttcctctgcaccctctccaTCTCTGAGATCCTCTACACTTTTACCATCATCCCACGCATGCTGGCCGACCTGTTCTCCACCCACCGCTCCATCTCCTTCATGGCCTGTGCCAGCCAGATGTTCTTCTCCTTCATGTTCGGCTTCACCCACTCCTTCCTGCTCACTGTCATGGGCTAcgaccgctatgtggccatctgccaCCCCCTGCGCTACAACGTGCTCATGAGCCCCCATGGCTGTGCCTGTCTGGTGGCCTGGTCCTGGGTTGGAGGCTCGGTCATGGGGCTGGTGGTGACATCAGCCATTTTCCAGCTCACCTTCTGTGGACCCAATGAGGTCCGCCATTTCTTCTGCCATGTGCCACCTCTCTTGAAATTGGCCTGTGGAGTCAATGTCTCCACAGTGGCCATGAGCGTGGGCCTGGTGTGTATCATGGCCCTGCTGGGCTGCtgtctcctcatcctcctctcttACGCCTTCATTGTGGCCACCATCTTGAGGATCCCCTCCGCTGAGGGCCGGCAcaaggccttctccacctgtgcGTCCCACCTCACTGTGGTGGTTGTGCACTATGGCTTCGCCTCCGTCATCTACCTCAAGCCCAAGATTCCCCAGTCTCTGGAAGGAGACACGCTGATGGGCATCACCTACACGGTCCTCACTCCCTTCCTCAGCCCCATCATCTTCAGTCTCAGGAGCAAGGAGCTGACGAATGCCATGAGGAAGACCTTCCTCAGCAAGCTCTTTCTCCGAAGCTCCTGA